One bacterium genomic window carries:
- the cas2 gene encoding CRISPR-associated endonuclease Cas2, with amino-acid sequence MKTLSDRKSFIVVAYDISEDRRRSRLHKRLKKFGLAVQYSVFECLLTPDQFKDMKAMVRPYIKPNLGDRIRYYHLCESCRKRIQATDGVTEQDRPVLFA; translated from the coding sequence ATGAAAACCTTGAGTGATCGAAAGAGCTTCATCGTTGTTGCATACGACATTAGTGAGGACCGGCGCCGCAGCCGGCTGCACAAGCGTCTCAAGAAATTCGGCCTGGCGGTGCAATATTCCGTGTTCGAGTGCCTCTTGACGCCGGATCAATTCAAAGACATGAAGGCAATGGTGCGGCCTTATATCAAGCCCAATCTGGGCGACCGCATTCGTTACTATCACCTGTGTGAAAGCTGCCGCAAGCGAATCCAAGCTACTGACGGCGTTACCGAGCAGGACCGGCCGGTTCTGTTTGCCTGA
- the cas1 gene encoding CRISPR-associated endonuclease Cas1 — MSALYISEYGTSIGVVNDRVQIRRKGKVVQEVPALHLERVVLLTPANITLPAVRFLMERGIDIAYLSPNGTFHGQFTRGDGKFVEQRLAQFRRFHEAEFRLALAKQFVTGKVSNMLALWKRQRRNSEWNKELTALDKIARTIAAAPNLESLLGTEGSASAAHFRIFRQALQGEWRFERRLAHPSPDPINAMLSLGYTLLYSRMSGLLQMHGLDPYLGFFHEPKRGHAALASDLIEEWRSPVVDALVLKLVNGKQMVPADFHAARGECRMERPALQKFIAAFEQRLKECERMNAPHDSDDLVGGLEGQIRQLIRVLLGKQKEYAAVKI; from the coding sequence ATGTCCGCACTTTACATCAGTGAATACGGCACAAGTATCGGCGTGGTCAACGACCGCGTGCAAATACGGCGCAAAGGCAAGGTCGTGCAGGAAGTGCCGGCGCTGCATCTGGAGCGAGTGGTGTTGCTAACGCCGGCCAATATCACGCTGCCGGCGGTGCGCTTTCTGATGGAGCGCGGGATCGATATTGCCTATCTCTCACCCAATGGCACCTTTCACGGCCAGTTCACGCGCGGCGACGGCAAATTCGTGGAGCAACGCCTGGCACAATTTCGCCGCTTTCATGAAGCCGAGTTCCGGCTGGCGCTGGCCAAGCAGTTCGTGACCGGCAAGGTCAGCAACATGCTGGCGCTCTGGAAGCGCCAGCGGCGAAACAGCGAGTGGAACAAGGAACTCACCGCCCTCGACAAGATCGCCCGAACCATTGCGGCCGCACCCAACCTGGAGAGCCTGCTCGGCACAGAAGGCTCGGCTTCCGCGGCACACTTTCGCATCTTCAGACAGGCCCTGCAGGGGGAGTGGCGGTTCGAGCGCCGTTTGGCGCATCCCTCGCCGGACCCCATCAACGCCATGTTGAGCCTGGGTTACACGCTGCTGTATTCGCGCATGTCCGGACTTTTGCAGATGCATGGCCTGGATCCCTATCTCGGCTTTTTTCATGAACCCAAACGCGGCCATGCGGCGCTGGCTTCGGACCTGATCGAGGAGTGGCGCAGCCCGGTGGTCGATGCGTTGGTGTTGAAACTAGTCAACGGCAAACAGATGGTGCCGGCGGATTTTCACGCGGCACGCGGCGAGTGCCGGATGGAGCGGCCGGCTTTGCAGAAGTTCATCGCCGCATTTGAGCAGCGCTTGAAGGAATGCGAGAGAATGAACGCCCCGCATGATTCCGATGATCTCGTGGGAGGCTTGGAAGGCCAGATCCGGCAGTTGATTCGCGTGCTGCTGGGCAAACAGAAGGAATATGCCGCGGTCAAGATTTAG
- a CDS encoding reverse transcriptase/maturase family protein, whose amino-acid sequence MFFHPLYSQLYADENLLRAWRAVRRQSEAPGLDGMTAAIFENRSFVLLKQLQQDLRTFAYRPQPVKRIFLKREVGPPRPLGIPTFIDRIVQRALVQTLIPIFEPHFDDCSHAYRTGRSPQTALAQARDYARHGRPWVIKIDLRDCFGNIPHRPLLRVTFRRVKDFAVRKLLKRFLAAEVVTQSNSGLRQVTKPTHGLLQGSPLSPLLANIYLDGFDREMRRLGLRFVRYGDDIAIFSSTRPEAEEALDAAARILEQMQLPLNREKTKLHHLERGFKYLGEWLSLGRSRGVENRQD is encoded by the coding sequence ATGTTTTTTCATCCGCTCTACAGTCAGCTCTATGCCGACGAGAATCTGCTGCGCGCTTGGCGGGCGGTGCGCCGTCAAAGCGAAGCGCCGGGCCTCGACGGCATGACTGCGGCAATTTTCGAAAACCGCTCCTTTGTTTTGCTCAAGCAACTGCAGCAGGACTTGCGCACGTTCGCCTACCGGCCGCAGCCAGTGAAACGTATCTTCCTGAAACGCGAAGTGGGTCCGCCGCGGCCACTGGGGATTCCCACTTTTATCGATCGCATCGTGCAGCGCGCCCTGGTGCAGACCCTGATTCCGATATTCGAGCCGCATTTCGACGATTGCAGCCATGCCTACCGCACCGGCCGCTCACCACAGACCGCGCTGGCGCAAGCGCGCGATTATGCGCGGCATGGCCGGCCATGGGTAATCAAAATCGATCTGCGGGACTGCTTCGGCAATATCCCACACCGGCCGTTACTGCGCGTCACGTTTCGCCGGGTCAAGGATTTCGCGGTACGCAAACTGCTCAAGCGGTTCCTGGCTGCCGAGGTGGTGACCCAGTCCAACAGCGGCCTGCGGCAGGTGACCAAGCCCACGCACGGCCTGTTGCAAGGAAGCCCGCTTTCCCCGCTGCTGGCCAACATCTACCTTGATGGCTTTGACCGGGAAATGCGCCGGCTGGGTTTGCGCTTTGTGCGCTATGGCGACGACATCGCCATTTTCTCGTCGACCCGGCCGGAAGCGGAAGAGGCGCTTGATGCTGCAGCGCGCATTCTCGAACAGATGCAGCTTCCGCTCAATCGCGAGAAAACCAAGCTGCATCACCTCGAGCGAGGATTCAAGTACCTGGGGGAATGGCTCTCGCTGGGGCGGTCGCGCGGCGTGGAAAATCGGCAAGATTGA
- a CDS encoding four helix bundle protein, with protein sequence AGGKWQEMQWLCTGGNGQLARKAKALQGAMGKWQTPGKARVLSLPPSRHLPLAPCPLPLAAVLHLFLLHSTLEGNMTYEEWLANVPDSIKKDRLWEFPAYQKALLLYDLAWEDCEKMLPDVRGRGNADQLNRSVGSISANMEEGYGRGFGREYDYFLRIALGSARESRGWYYRSRRFLPSKVLQHRYALLDEIIALLVSKLRGKKKPGSPAEQGAKGKWQKGKSFE encoded by the coding sequence TGCAGGGGGCAAGTGGCAAGAAATGCAATGGCTTTGCACAGGGGGCAATGGGCAATTGGCAAGAAAAGCAAAGGCCCTGCAAGGGGCAATGGGCAAATGGCAAACGCCAGGAAAAGCAAGAGTCTTGAGTTTGCCCCCCAGCCGGCATTTGCCCCTTGCGCCCTGCCCCTTGCCCCTTGCCGCCGTGCTTCACCTTTTTCTCTTACACTCAACCTTGGAGGGGAACATGACCTACGAAGAATGGCTTGCCAACGTGCCAGATAGTATCAAAAAGGATCGGCTATGGGAGTTCCCGGCGTACCAGAAAGCTTTGCTGCTGTATGATTTGGCGTGGGAGGACTGCGAGAAGATGCTGCCGGATGTCCGCGGTCGGGGCAACGCCGATCAGCTTAACCGCAGCGTCGGCTCAATCAGCGCCAACATGGAGGAGGGGTACGGCAGGGGTTTTGGCAGGGAGTACGACTACTTCTTGCGGATTGCGCTCGGCTCGGCGCGTGAGAGCCGCGGGTGGTACTATCGCAGCCGGCGCTTCCTGCCATCAAAAGTCCTTCAACATCGCTACGCCCTCCTCGATGAAATCATCGCTCTGCTGGTGAGCAAGCTGCGCGGCAAGAAGAAACCCGGGTCTCCTGCCGAGCAAGGGGCAAAGGGCAAATGGCAAAAAGGCAAAAGCTTTGAGTGA